A window of Thunnus thynnus chromosome 17, fThuThy2.1, whole genome shotgun sequence contains these coding sequences:
- the LOC137201137 gene encoding DELTA-sagatoxin-Srs1a-like — MGNRQCSIEVENKTSKYTLCNLCWYTHSGSCETPLPPTLGPAESGSALFISTPQTASGSVGVFTYNLLNGSTKQHDGKIAVMFSNPFDFNLYSNWYAVGDFDMATTCDYDLYYKMYYDAEKGFVRGRAADGSLIYESKLVTIRATMSDSYQPVIKVQVWEV, encoded by the exons ATGGGAAACCGCCAGTGCAGCATTGAGGTTGAGAATAAGACCTCCAAGTACACCCTGTGTAACCTATG TTGGTACACTCACAGTGGATCCTGTGAAACACCTTTGCCACCGACGCTTGGCCCCGCTGAATCTGGCAGCGCTCTGTTCATCAGCACTCCTCAGACAGCCTCTGGATCTGTTGGAGTCTTCACCTACAATCTCCTGAATGGATCCACAAAGCAACACGATGGAAAAATAGCTGTCATGTTCTCTAATCCTTTTGATTTCAACCTGTACTCTAACTGGTATGCAGTGGGAGACTTTGACATGGCCACAACATGTGATTATGATCTTTATTATAAGATGTATTACGATGCAGAGAAAGGGTTTGTCAGAGGTAGAGCTGCAGACGGCAGTCTGATTTACGAAAGTAAACTTGTTACCATCAGAGCCACCATGTCAGACAGTTACCAACCTGTCATCAAGGTGCAAGTTTGGGAAGTGTGA